CTTGTTGAGAAGTGGAACAGTTTTTAATTCTAAACACCGGATTGCTGTAACGTTTTCTTCAGTTTAAGACTTCATTGACATCGCAGAAATGGAACAAACTTTATTTCAGTCTATTTTAGGCTTTGTCCTGCTTGTACAAGCATTCGGAACACAAATAAAAGGTAAACAAAATGCTACATTATATATCAATATAACATTGATCTTGATATTTTAACTTTTGTATGCTACCGAAATTGCATTTTGATTGAGATGCTGTTTTATTCTGTGGCACGGATTTGTAAGTACCGAAACAAACAATCCTagcttttattaatgttttacagaTAACAGGGAGATTTGTCTGTTGCCCGTGGACGAAGGACCTTGTAGAGCTCTCCTACCTCGCTATTACTATAATAGATATACTCAAAAATGTGAAGAGTTCAGCTATGGAGGCTGTGAGGGAAACGCCAACAACTTTGTCAGCTTAGAAAATTGCGAAAAAACTTGCTGGAAGATAAGAAGTAAGTATTGAAGGCACCTTTACATAATTTATGtctgcttttagtgtgccatatGATGGAGTGCACGTTTTAAACTGGTTCCCACTATACTGTTGTACAACAAATACACGTTTTGGTGTCAATTATTCGATAGTATAGCTTCAGTTCCATCTGCGTTATCAGgaaatatatgttattattattattattattattattattattatttatttcttagcagacgcccttatccagggcgacttaaagtcataaacaaaaatacatttcaagaatcacagtacaagtaataatacaattaagagcaagataaatacaatgactttggttctagcaagtatacCTTCCCAAAGGTAGCTGCAAGAATACAAGCACGTGAAACAATGTGACAAATATAGTAAGCATGTTGCTGTTGCCAATGGCAGTAGTAGGAGGTTAAACATTTTCAACACATGCCTTAAGTCAACATAATTTATGATGTTTAATTGATCTTCATTTCAAAATAGTGACATTGTCTAGATACATGAAAAGGACTCTTTAGGTACCGAAGGTATGCATGTTGCAGTGCAAATACCAGGAAGCGTCTTAatgtaataattttaaattacaggtgtacacaaacattttttcaggaacagtggcttgaaacctggttccaggagacctagtttgaggcaactttgctgtaccAAATGCCAAGTCTCCCCTGGTCCTGTACCACAGTGGCCTtaagtctcctgaaaccaagttccaagccacaaagtgactTTGTTTCCTCGGGTCAATAAATTGCAACCCTATGTGGTACTGTGTAAGAATTACATTTAGCAGTCTACTTGTACTATACAATACATGCAAATGAGCTTACATTCAATCAATTCAAACTGCAAAAatctgacaacttttttttttcttccccagaggtcCCAAAAATTTGTAGATTGGAGCCTGAAGAGGGACCATGCCGTGCAATGTTGAAAACATATTTCTACAATTTCACAGCAATGGAATGTCAAATATTAACTTACGGGGGCTGCTATGGAAATGAAAATAGATTTGTTGACAGAAATTCCTGTCTCAACTATTGTGAACCGCAGAAAAGTATGTacctgtatttattgatttatttataattcTTTGTAGAGCTGTTGTAGccaaaaatatacttttttac
The Acipenser ruthenus chromosome 3, fAciRut3.2 maternal haplotype, whole genome shotgun sequence genome window above contains:
- the tfpi2 gene encoding tissue factor pathway inhibitor 2; amino-acid sequence: MEQTLFQSILGFVLLVQAFGTQIKDNREICLLPVDEGPCRALLPRYYYNRYTQKCEEFSYGGCEGNANNFVSLENCEKTCWKIRKVPKICRLEPEEGPCRAMLKTYFYNFTAMECQILTYGGCYGNENRFVDRNSCLNYCEPQKKTPSICIGPMDQGSCSASISRYYYNPVIKSCVEFTYTGCGGNANNFSTKQSCKSICMKETKRMNLRKMRWKPTRKHSIKTIY